The DNA sequence ACAAAGGGCTACAACAAGACGTCTCCAGGAGATAGAATTCAACATCTTATATGGTGCAGAGCCTGGTGGAGCAGAAGTGGGCTTGAGGCAAggaaagtatatatatatatatatatatatatttcaacaacaaagcaattcaaagtgctttacataaaacatgaaagcaacatagggaataaataaagtaataaaaaagacaCTGATAGAGAATTTttaagagttaaatagaaaataaaaacaggataaaacatTAATATGAAATAAGAAAGCTCTTCAGTGCTGCACACGCGCGTGAGGAATAAACCCactagcgatagccttagagggctgcatCTATACTCATGGAATCTGGTGTTACATTTTGTAACTAACATTGTTTGTAGCGCAGTGCAGATTGAGGCTAGTTTTAAGTTAAGTTTACAAGGATTATCTGAGGTGGGTTAAAGGCAggtggacttggttgaagatacagAAGAcatttcgcctctcatccaagaggcttcttcagttctgactgactagCAGGGAGTCCAAGCTATTTACCTCTGTGAGGCCATTATCAACGTGGTTGgtttagtgctcctggctgttatAACACTTGGACACACATGACTCCAAcaaccataacgactgtcgttacaacagccagaagcactaacaaaccaagtGGTCTCCATCACCTTGGTAATGACCCCATAGAGCTTAAATCACAAAGAAACATCACTCTTCGACACCACCCTACAACCATGAGTAGTTTAACAAGACCAAGAGGGGGGCAGCTCCTTTATTGGTTCTAGCTTATTGTGTCATAACATTTCCAGGAGAATCTCCCAGTTAAACTTTATGCATATTACATCAATATTTTGAGCTTATCAACTTAATAGTTCGGAATCACAAAccccaacacattctcatctcaatgcgtcataactgacgctttcagacagcgtgacaaagcgtaaggattttacgctaaaggtacccttcagcgtccgtatgaaaggCCCCAGTTTGcaacgttgcagcaacacaagggaggctaaccctacaggGTTAGCTGGtcaacatgcataaagtcagtgacttaggtttaggtactaacatttctgatggttgtggtaagggtaggggcttcagggggctgtcaacacctttatcacgaacgtCTGTACGGGAcaccccagagcgtctcatagagaCGCACCCGGTGCGTCTCACACAGACGCTAAAGGGTAAGGTAAAGGGTACCTTTGGCGTCAAATAACTatgctttgtcactctttctcaaatcgtcggtatatgacgccctgagatgagaacgggctcgaAACCCCAGTTTTCGGGTCATGAAAAATAAGGTGTAAAAGGGAATTGGCTTCACTGTTATTTTAGATACATATTAAATCGTCATTTTATATCATCTGCTGTTCATCTCTTTTTCAGGTTGTAGCTATAGGTTGGGAAGATTAATTAGACGACTACTTAAAATTATTGTATTTCTGCATCCTTAGCCAGCAAATCattgtgttttagttatttaaaCTTTATACTTGTAAATGTTGAATCAATTGGATTCAATAATGGACTAGATATTAGattaagataataaaaataaaactccaACACTAAAGGGGACATTTTAATTCTCCCCTGGatttaaatatgtatgtgtgtttatctgcGTTAGCCCCATAATGGACCGACAAGTCATcaaggttgtttttattttctctaaacAATGTGCACTgggacagtctggagtcaatAGTGTGGGCTAAAACTGCAATTTGCTGCCAACCTTTGGTTGTCTATTTGGTCTAATATCATTTCCTGCTCTGGGCAACTGTTCCCCTACGGCCACGGCAACAAAAACAATCAACCGCCATAAGTAGTTTATTTAAGGTATACATTCACTTGTGGTAATTATGCACCTCCCACACAAGGACATTCACTTCCTTTCAAAAGATGCTAGATGCTCAGGACGATTACATCACAAAATTGTCAAACTttaaaaggaaggaaaagggCTTATCTGATTGGTGATGACTTAAGCCAGACGCACATATAATGTGTTTCTCTACATCCAACCTAATTTCCAGCTCTCGGAAGCCTCGGGCTTCAAAATTACCAAAACTCAGTCGCCACAGCCTGTGCACTCAGAAACAGAGCCCACAGTGAGATACTAAGGGAAAATGTTCCTCTTTTTAATCATCTGTTTAGTGACAGCAGCCCTTCTTCACAGTTAAATTGTGCTCAAACAGGGtcatatgttttttctttccccctttcatctttttttctgccATCCTTCCCTGTAGCCTTCCTCCTTTCCTACTGCCCCGTTCACTTCCTCTATCCTCCTAATACTTTACTCTGCTTCCCTCCTTTCTTTTAGTTTTCATTCTCCACACCTTCCCTCTCTTTAACcattccttccttccctcctccctaTATGGTCAGAGTCTGGTTCAGTGAGGTCATGAAGGGATCTGTGTCCCATGGCCTCTGTGAGGCAGTGTCCGGTTGGTGTAATTATGATGGATAGAGTAATTTCCAGAGGCGCCTTTCGCCAAGAGGGTTGAGCCCACCATGCTTTCTCTCAGCTTTAATGACTTTTTAATAGAGCTCACTCCCAAACCTACATCACAGAGTGCCAGTGAGAGTCAGCGACAAATCACTGCTGTTAAAGCAGGTAATGGCACAGCAGGACATAGGTGGTCCGGGCTCTTTAAAAGCAACTGCCCCTTAGGTAACAGCAGCTCTCTGTAGATGTGTGTTGGGCTCCCTGTTACTGGGTGCACACTCAGGTGGACTCATCGACCTGCCTGAGGAGCTTAGACTGACGAATCCATTAAAGgacttaaaaaaaatttaaaagcagTGTTTAGCATCAGTGTTAGCTTATGGAACATCAGCCATTGTCATTATTGAGACAACAATAATGACAATCCTGAGGGCCTGTAGTGATGTGATTTACACAAATCAATAAAGGTTTATAGAAAAGGGCTTTATAGAAACACAGCACTGTTGATGAAGTCGCCTTAGAAAACCAGAGGGCAACGCCTCTCTCTTCTGGGTGGCATTAAGAGTTTAAGAGGTGACATCATTTGGCTGTTCCTTTCCGAAACTGTTAACCATCACCAAATCACAGGcgaaaaataaatctgtttaagTTATGGATAAAGGGACAGTTCAGGATTTTTGAAGTGGGACTGTATGAGATATTTATCCACAGTCACCATTtaggagaaacagagaaacagagaattATACCATCATGgaagctaagcaatgtactgctgtggacagggttagcaacaaaatgtattttagccaTGTGaaggaagataaaaaaaagtgtatgcTATATTTCGATTTTTTCCAGCGCTTTACCTTGCCATCAGACAGCCATTTCCTTTCGAAGTACGTTTTCTCAACCGTAGAGCTTCAGTATTCCCACACATAAGCGCAACTTGGCCGTGCGCTGTATTACGATGCTGGAGATCAGCTGTTTGGGTCAGACTTTCAGCAGTTTATcgaaacaacaaaaagaaaaattgaaatGACTGACTATGATTAACAACAAAATGCCGTTCACTGTGACAAGAAGATACCTCTTCGAACCAAAGTATACAGAAGACAGACACTGAATAGGCCAAAAGAGAGACAGGTTCCAAGGCTCAGCTCCAGGTAATTGACTCACTATAGAAAAGTACCTCATATAGCCCCACTTCAAAAAAcccaaactatccctttaagatttggtcaggtttaggctcaaaaaatatttggttaggtttagggaaagatcGTAGTTTGGTTTAATGTAAGTATTTTGTTAAGGTTAGGGGGGCTTCATTGTCCTGGTTACATGTTTTTCAAAGATACTGcagacaagaaaaacaaagcacaaaacacatacagtcaaattcaaattcaaattagctttattggtatgaatgtgtaacaacattattgccaaagcatcatacaaactacataagaacaatcaaccccatacatttcattaaacaagtcagtgctcaatacaagacccaccaatgaatgaatgaatgagtccCACCAATGAGTCTTTTTCTCAGTTCAATTCTCCACAAAAGCCTCCTCTTCTGGATCCTAGCAAGCCAATAGTAAAAACTCGTGAGGAGTTTCaatacaaaagttggccaacaaaaataaaatcaacactgGACTTGTAGCCTCCTGTAGTCCGGCCAGTACAAGCTGGCAAGCTAACCTGCTGTCACTCAAGATGGACTGGGCCTCTTCCACTGGCGAGTTTAGATTGAAACACCGCCATAGATGTTCCTTGAGCTGACTGGTGgatatgtgttttgtgtgggATGCAGAGGGTTGCACTGATCTCCACCTTGCGCTGACCTTACAACTGTTGTGCATGTTCCCTGTCTGCCAAAGTGGCGGATGACCTGATGATTTGACCTGCCACTGCCAACAATTTACCTGTATTTAACGGGAGACTGTTACATTCAGATCCTGGTTACAATAATAAAGATGTGgttaaacctgcagtgcagaacTTTTCTCTCCCCTTCTGGCAGTTACTCTAGAGCCATGTAGAGTCAGAGTTGTGTCATCTCCGTTCAAGTTCAATTTAAATGGCTTTATTGGCACGACTGCATATAACAAAACGCTGCCAAAGAATAAGTACACAAATAATACAatcataataaacaaaataaacaataaagaattaataaataattaatttaactaaTAAATAACTAATTATAAATATTCTCTTCAATGGACCTTAAGGAAATGGCTCATCATGGACTCCAGCTTCCACACTCTGGTCCAAGCAGGACTTAAACCCGGCAACCCTCCGTGTTCTTAGCCAAGGCCTTATGGACTGAGCTGTTGCCGCCCCAACACATGTGGAAAATCATCAAATATTTAGTCTTTTTGTCACTGTTCAGAAAACTGTCATCTGCATAGAAATGTATTTGTCTTGAAGACAGTATACAATTAGTATGCATGTAAGTATTAAATATGGTTGATATTATCTTATGGGAACTTTTTAACTAAAAAACTGATTGTACTTGTATCACACGTTGAGCTATAGCTGAACGATTATTTTCAGCCTTTTTGTAGAAATATTAAGTAGCAACAGCAATAAACTCAGCTGAAACAGATCATACTGTGATAGATCCCATAGTCTGTGGTCAATTAAGTAGACAGTTCAGTGTGTCTCAGCTTTAGTCCTCATCACAGGCAACGTGTGGGTAGTCCCAGTGCAAGTTACTGAGTCTCTACCAAGTCACTCCTGATAAATTCCTtcaatataaacataaaaatgtcagtGCACCGCAGTGCTGACTAAGGTGTCTCTTATTTCTCTTACTTTGTAATTGTACAGACTGAATTGAGCTTAGCTTACAATATCAGCTCTAAAAGTCGATatcaaaatgtatgtttttagtacttttttaaattattcatttcACTTTTAAATGACACTTATTTTGTACATCTTGATATACTTTTAATATACAATACTACTAATATAGCTAATAACtataaataatgattattaatgACTATTTTTACagctgtaataaaaataaaagtattttaaaattattaaaattatggGAGGGTGGGGGATATTAATTAGTTGTAACATGATTTTTGTCATTATATATTCAGCGTTATGTACATTTCCGCAAAATTAATACTTTAATAATACCATACTCAAGGCTCTGTTGCCCTAACTTTCTTATTTTGTGGGTTTCAATGTATAAAAAGCAGTGTGTTCAAGCCAAAATGTGGTGTTAAGTTCCTGCCACCAGCTCTTTAAGGAATTTAAAGTTGGTTTAGTTTAAATTGCTAACATTAAATTAACACAGCAAATGGAAAGCAGGAGGCAGAGAGCTTATTACTGCATTAAAAGGGTAAAAACAttggaaaaataaattttattattaaatttatttatttatagtctTACATTTATAAGAGCAACAAACCTCTCTTAAGTTAAGAGTAGATCCTAGATGGCTGCAATACAAAAACAGAGTTGAGCATACACCATTTGAGACATGTTCTGGAGTCATGAATAACTGGTCAAATGTGGTGACAGaataatcattatttaaaaataatcataatTTAAACGTTTATTTAGCCAAGCGAGTGAGTACAATCTCTGTCTCAGCAATATTCTGCATCACACCTCCGCAACccttcacacattcacactgggGAACTGACCAATATAACAAGTGTTATTTCACTtgccactgagcagctccattAAAGTAGAGCAGGCCTATTCAACGAGCAATTCAATTTTTCTATGGTTCATGTCTCTGAGCTACTTTGAGACATCTGAACCATACACTGTATGATCTGAACCAACATGTTCTTGGTTACATTGTGATTGGCTGCAACAGGACTACACTCATCGCTCAATCAAGCCTTACATTGCCTTCTAGGCTGGCAGGCCACAGAAAAACTCACATTAGGCTGGCCGCACACTAGTGGATGAGTGGGCCAATTTTGGGTGTGATTCGCCCCTcccaatttcgatttgaaatcGGGTTGCCTCCACAACAGCCAATTAGAGTGAGTTGACCGGTAAGCATCATCATCGTGTTATCTATTTCCTCCagctataaaatgtataatccatgctgattccctcttctcagaCATGATGTTGTATTGGTTCATCCACAGTTGTATtctcttgtgttgtttttttgtgcaaaacACTCAAATGCATGGTTCGAATTAAAGGGGGGATTTGGGTGGTCTGACCCCCCTAGTTAAAGCTTGGGCCCCCAAAAgttgcaaaaacaacagttcaggaaggtctttcttacctgtaattgtaaatattacaatatatttcccattCTCATGCCTTATATTTTAGAATCTTGAAATACaatttcagacacccctaaaatggaccgtaccatttcctaaccttgATGTCAGTTCAACGTCTTGTCCATCTGCATCACTCACACTACCCAAACGCTACACTgtgaaaaaaatctgtaattttaaagttttattcctttttatttcacagttattttcctgtatttttgaaatacatgaaaatatcaaaagattgcaaaaataattaatttacatgtctaatgtaaaatatcatgaaaaacctgtagctgtgattaaccataacatttctgttattttaaagaaaatattgtttttttttggcgTAAACAAGctgttacaatacattcaggaatttcccattttttcacaaatataatttttattatttaaaagaaaaaactgttaaaaataagtttaatactataaaaacatttatttttattattattatttttcttatttaaaagaaaaaagggttaaatttaagtttaatactgtaaaaacatttcttaaacttggtacaattagtaacagttaactgtaacaaaaaacatttgttctgtaacttgACATAGATTTTCTTATTAATTGACAAATATATCCTTTGAATatggatatttggaaaataaaaaaatggaaaaaattttattttaatcagtatatAGTGTCTACAAGTATTGTTAAACTGTCgaaacacagttttgatcattgaaaacagccataattactgtaatttcacagcttttgacttttattataattcttaCATTACAAGTTAGATTAACATTGCATGTTTGTGCTAATGTGTGCATTATGTCAAATTATGTTTTGCAGGTGaacaaatagagaaaaataactaCACAGCAATCCGTCATTTTGCACAATCTTTATTACAAATAATTTAGGCATGTGGAGGGTCATGTAGTCCTCTGTCTGAAGATTTGAAATAATACAGTGAAATAATCTTTAGCATTGGTTCCATGGGTTACAGTAGCTTTAATTACAgaataaagaaacaaagaaagtagAAATTTGTTACATTTCTCATCAGCATTGTTACTAGCAGCCGTAGAACGTCTTGATCCTTATGATGTCCCAGTTAGACAGGCCGTTAATCTGGCCGATCGGGACTTTGGGGTCGGGGATGGGGATCATGGTTTCCTTCCCATTCATGGAGAAGGCTGTTTTCCCATAGTGCATGATGGAGGAGTAGTCGTAGGGAGTATTCAGGTTGTTGGCGGCCTGCATGTTGAAGTTGTAGGCATTCTGCGGGTCGATGTTCGTCCAATTGATCTTGACGTAGGAGTCGCGGTCGGTCCTGGTATGTTCGTGCTGGAAGCCCAGAGCGTGGTTGGCCTCGTGCTGGATGATGCCGTAATAGAGGCAGCCCTGCCTCTTGAGAGAGAGCACCTGTGCGCCTCCCACTCTGCCCACAGAGGAGAAACATCCGGCTTGGTTCTCGATGCTGATGTAGTCGGCCTCATTCTGACGGGGAACAAAACGAATGCAGGTTTTGGCCTGGAAGCCGTTCAACGCAGAGTTGATCAGCTGCTTCTCCGAGCTGGTGAAGTCACTGCTCACGGTATAGGGGACCACCACCAAGCCGTTGGTAGCTTTCTTCCACCGGCAGCTCTGGGACGAGCATATCATGGCACTTCTGGTTGTGGGAGCCAGAATGTCTCCTTCCAGCAGGATCTCGTTGGTGGCGCTGTTGGAGGTCAGAATCCTGGTGGTCATGTCGACGATGTCTGGGACATCTTCTTTGCTTCCTTCCTCCTGGACAGGATATGCTTGAGAGAAGCcgagcaggagcagcagcagcaggctggCAGAGGGAGTCATCTTCAGGGTCGGTCTGGAGGCTGTGAAGAGCTGCTGTGGAGAGACTCGTTGAAGCTTGATGTCTGACTTTGTTCAGTCCAGGGTCTTTATACTCTCCTCTACAGGTGTGTCTGCAGGAGGATTATGGGTTGGGGTCCTCACTGCTAGGCCTAAATAAACCTCAGAGGGGAGGACTCCACAGACAAACCTACTTCTTAAACAGGGTTTGTTATCTCTGGTTATTAGATGGATGAACACAGCTTCACTATGTGGTTAAATAGTTTGCATTTGTTAAGCTACACACTTTATATGTTCTTCAACCAGACATAGTCCACATTAGAGTATCTTTGTTAAACCAACCTTACTTTAAGCAGAGTAACATATATGTCTCTTGAAATGCCTCACTGATATTTGCTCCATAGAAGGTATTTGTTCGTTAATTAAAAAGTTGGGatgcaaacaaatacaaatacattgttCGGATAGGAACTGATAATTCGCTGTGAACGCGTATGAACAGCATCTGAATATTAGCTGAAATATTTGCTCCCCCTCACAGATCTGTCACTGGATTGACACAATTTCTTGCAACTATTGTACCAATTATTCTCAGGGTCATAAGTCAGGTAAATCAAAACCACACAGATATCACACACATTCTGCTACAACCAAGAGAAGTGAGGTCAATCGAGCTAAACGTCCAATATAAAAATAAGGTGCTCTTTACAACTTCAGCTCTTGCCTCATGAGTCACAAAGTACAggtgaggctgatgggaatgccatTAGGTTTGGAGATATTTGGGCATACACCAAAGTATTgcactaataaaaatgttgacctgatggtggcgttagatgaaaagtcaggggaacACCAAAGTTATGACAGTACATCCTGAGGgggatgtgaatgtgtgtaccacatttcatggcaatccatccaatcttttttgagacatttcactcaaaaccataaATGTTGACCTCATTTTGGCTCTAGAGGAAGtatcaggggatcaccaaagtcagcatGATTCATCTTCTTGCgatcatgaatgtctgcacaaaattttgtgccaatccatcaTATAGATGTTTAGATATTTTACAGGATAAAGGAAAGCTTTGGCCGGCTGGTGGAGCTACAGAAAAGGTCGGGGCATCACTACAGTCATTAGAGTTCATTCTCTCAGAtaccatgaatgtctgcacaaGGTTTCATGGCATCCGTCTAattgttgttgagacatttcagtctggatcaaagtggtggaccgaccgacaaacaaacaaacgttGCCATTCCTAAAGACACACTGGTTGACTACAACTGTACTTTGacagttttattcctttttatttcacagatttttcctgtatttttgaaatacatgaaaatatcaagaaattacaaaaataaactgtgaaaaacctgtagctgtgaataaccataacatttctgttatctTAAGGAAACTTTTGGGGTTTTTCACctaaacaaactgttacaatacattcaggaatttcccgtattttcacaaatattattttttttatttaaaagaaaaaagggttaaatttaagtttaatactgtaaaaacatttcttaaacttggtacaattagtaacagttaactgtaacaaaaaacatttgttctgtaacttgacatagattttcctgttaattgacaaatatctcctttaattatggatatttggaaaataaaaacattgaataaatgttattttattcagTATATAGTGTCTACAAGTATTGTTAAACTGTCGAAACCcagttttgatcattgaaaacagccataattactgtaatttcacagcttttgacttttattataattcttagaTTACAAGCTAGATTAACATAGTATATAATTGCCccaaagtggtaaaattacagaaaggtaatatttaatttattgttaaatgacaggcgcccgttaacgacagctctcttctcattgatcagtgcaTTTGGTAtatctgtttctctgtgctgtgcatccttgttccttttctgtccGCTAGTTCTGCCCCAGGAGtgctacagctgattgctgaattACGTCCACCTGGCCTTGCAAGGCAGTACACAACTGTGTGCAAGGGAGTTGGGGAAGTccaacatttctaaattaaGTTGGTATACAAAAAAGATGCAAATATATGCAAGTAGAAAGACAAGTGCGAATGTGACGTTTTTCCAGTCCAAATTAATCCATTTGTTTTTGGTATGCAagccaaaagtacattttcagattcaaaTCAACAGTATATCTATCCAAGGTCTACAAGACATTAAGTAAGTTTCCCTTAATAATTGGTATGGTGACCAAATTCTGGAGATGTGTTAGTCCATAGTCCTCTCCACAGAATTGGGGAAGAATTCAAGTCTGGTGACTACATGGCTGCAAAAATGACAGAGCAGATAACCACTCCCCCTCCACCAACCAGCTCTTCCATTAAGTGTGAGCAATAAGCAAAAGGCAGATGATCTACACTAGCTTGCTGTTCCTTACATCCAAAAAGCTTGACAGCGtttgatttacaatataacTGCATTGATAAATAGGACTGTGTGATCTGACggtatacactatattgccaaatgTATTGGGGCACCCCTTCCAAATCATTGAATTCAgctgttccaatcacttccatggccacaggtgtataaaatcaagcacctaggcatgtggcctgcttctacaaacatttgtgaaagaatgggccgctctcaggagctcagtgaattcaagcttggtacctgtgcaataagtccatttgtgaaatttccttactactaaatattccaaggtcaactgttagtggtattataactaAGTGGAAGCGAtttggaacaacagaaactcagccttgaatgggtaggccacataaaatcacagagcgggGTCGGCGCGTCTGCAGAAGCTGCCAACTTTCTGCAAAGTCAAGAGCTACAGACCTCCATATGTCGTGTGGCCTTCAGATTCGCTCAACAACcgtgcgtagagagcttcatggaatgggtttctatggccgagcagctgcatccaagccttacatcaccaagtgcattGCAAAGCGTCAGATACATGGTGAAAAGCACGCCGCCACTGAACACTAgtgcagtggagacgtgttctctggagtgacgaatcacgcttctctgtctggcaatctgatggataagtctgggtttggcggttgccaagaGAATGGTActggcctgactgcattgtgccaagcgtgtaaagtttggtgtgggggtgtttttcaggggttgggcttggccccttagttccagtgaaaagAACTGgaaatgcttcagcataccaaaacattttggacaatttcatactcccagctttgtggaaacagtttgggagttgccccttcctgttccaacatgactgtggaccagtgcacaaagcaaggtccataaagacatggataagcgagtttggtgtggagaacatGACTGGTCTGCgcagtcctgaccccaacccaatagaacacctttgggatgaattagagcggagactgcgagccaggccttctcatccaacatatgtccctgacctcacaaatgcccttctagaagaatggtccaaaagtccaatgaacacacacacacacacacacacacacacacacacacacacacacacacacacacacacacacagctgattaccgttttagaacagtattttgacatttttattgaaGGAAAATCTAGTATTTGCAGGTATTGTATCATTCTTTTTTACTATATATTGATTACATTAACAAGATTTTTATGTATGTACATACaataaaactcaattaaaaGCAGCACTCTACTATAAATTTCAAGcctgattatttgtattatagcagtgttcaactatttaaaggtaatttaattgtttttataggtgtatatgttcttaattaaacaataaaagcccCAAAAATTGCACTATATTTTATGGAAAATTAAACTTACAGACTTGTCATTATGAAATATTACCGTATTTTTAAGAGTgggttat is a window from the Micropterus dolomieu isolate WLL.071019.BEF.003 ecotype Adirondacks linkage group LG20, ASM2129224v1, whole genome shotgun sequence genome containing:
- the LOC123958913 gene encoding high choriolytic enzyme 1-like; this translates as MTPSASLLLLLLLGFSQAYPVQEEGSKEDVPDIVDMTTRILTSNSATNEILLEGDILAPTTRSAMICSSQSCRWKKATNGLVVVPYTVSSDFTSSEKQLINSALNGFQAKTCIRFVPRQNEADYISIENQAGCFSSVGRVGGAQVLSLKRQGCLYYGIIQHEANHALGFQHEHTRTDRDSYVKINWTNIDPQNAYNFNMQAANNLNTPYDYSSIMHYGKTAFSMNGKETMIPIPDPKVPIGQINGLSNWDIIRIKTFYGC